A single window of Pungitius pungitius chromosome 20, fPunPun2.1, whole genome shotgun sequence DNA harbors:
- the abcd4 gene encoding ATP-binding cassette sub-family D member 4 produces MPRLEKANARRKKRPKLDWTFIQRFCSIQKVLFPSWTSQSALMFGTLLAVTLTEQLIIYQVGVLPSHFYSVLADKDYSGFQSLVGTAMVLILLNSTLKSIDQYICNQMYVSWRRTLTESLHTSYFQGRVYYTLNVLREDIDNPDQRISQDAERLCKQMSTMASRLIVSPFTLAYYSYHCFYSTGWIGPVSIFGYFVIGTIANKILMGPIVSTLFEQEKLEGDFRFKHMQIRVNAESAAFYRAGKVEHMRTDRRLQTLLQTQKSLINKELWLYIGVNTFDYLGGYLSYIIIAIPIFTGIYNGLTPGELSALISKNAFVCIYLINGFTQLIDLSTTLSDVAGYTHRIGELREVMDDILHKQCDYDPASGESYDFDSDFNIHAGPADTAFVLDHLSYKSPYSDKLLVEDLSVKISEGTHLLVVGNTGTGKTSLLRVLNRLWEAHSGFVQMTTCFGPRGTLFLPQKPYLTDGTLREQVIYPLKDIYPASGSVDDDRIIQFLELAGVASLLERTGGLDEKVDWNWYDVLSPGEMQRLCFARLFYLQPKYAVLDEATSALTEEAEAQLYSTCKQLGMTLVSLGHRSSLVKYHDVQLKLCGGGLWELTKLKGGSRSLGEEAP; encoded by the exons ATGCCTCGTTTGGAAAAGGCAAATGCCAGAAGGAAGAAAAG ACCTAAGTTAGACTGGACGTTCATTCAGAGGTTCTGCAGCATCCAGAAGGTCCTGTTCCCATCATGGACCAGTCAGAGTGCTCTGATGTTTGGGACGCTGCTCGCGGTCACTCTCACAG AGCAGCTAATCATTTACCAAGTGGGCGTCCTCCCCAGTCACTTCTACAGCGTGCTGGCAGACAAAGACTACTCGGGCTTCCAGAGTCTGGTGGGCACGGCCATGGTGCTCATCTTACTCAACTCCACG ttGAAAAGTATCGACCAGTACATTTGCAATCAGATGTATGTTAGCTGGAGGAGGACGCTAACGGAGAGCCTGCATACGTCCTACTTCCAGGGCCGAGTCTATTACACACTCAATGTTCTCAGAGAGGATATAGACAATCC AGACCAGCGCATCAGTCAGGATGCAGAGAGGTTGTGTAAACAGATGAGCACCATGGCCAGTCGTTTGATTGTATCACCGTTCACGCTGGCTTACTACTCCTACCACTGCTTTTATAG CACCGGCTGGATCGGCCCTGTGAGTATCTTTGGCTACTTTGTGATTGGCACCATCGCCAATAAAATCCTTATGGGGCCCATTGTGTCGACTCTGTTTGAGCAAGAAAAACTGGAGGGAGACTTCAG ATTCAAGCACATGCAGATCCGTGTCAATGCAGAGTCTGCAGCTTTTTACAG AGCCGGTAAAGTGGAGCACATGAGGACCGACCGCAGGCTGCAGACTCTgttacaaactcagaagagtCTCATCAACAAAGAGCTCTGGCTTTATA TCGGGGTAAACACGTTCGACTACCTCGGAGGTTATCTCAGCTACATTATAATCGCCATTCCCATCTTCACCGGTATCTATAACGGACTCACTCCTGGGGAGCTCAGTGCACTCATCAGTAAG AACGCCTTTGTGTGCATCTACCTGATAAATGGCTTCACGCAGCTGATAGACCTGTCCACCACCCTGTCCGACGTGGCCGGATACACCCACAG GATCGGGGAGCTGAGGGAGGTGATGGATGACATCCTGCACAAGCAGTGCGATTATGACCCGGCATCGGGCGAAAGCTACGACTTTGACAG TGACTTCAACATCCACGCGGGCCCCGCGGACACCGCCTTCGTCCTGGACCATCTTTCGTACAAATCTCCTTACTCGGacaagctgctggtggaggatcTGAGTGTGAAGATCAGCGAGGGGACCCATCTTCTGGTGGTGGGTAACACGGGCACCGGCAAGACGTCACTGCTGAGGGTCCTCAACCGACTCTGGGAGGCACACAGCG GGTTTGTCCAAATGACCACGTGCTTCGGGCCCAGAGGAACCCTCTTCCTGCCCCAGAAACCTTACCTGACTGACGGCACGCTGCGGGAGCAG GTGATCTACCCGTTGAAGGATATTTACCCTGCATCAG GGTCAGTAGACGATGACAGAATTATACAATTCCTGGAATTAGCCGGAGTG GCCAGTCTCCTGGAGCGCACAGGCGGGCTGGATGAAAAGGTGGACTGGAACTG GTATGATGTTCTGTCTCCAGGTGAAATGCAGCGTCTCTGCTTTGCGCGTCTCTTCTACTTGCAGCCCAAATACGCAG TGTTGGATGAGGCCACCAGCGCGCTGACGGAGGAGGCAGAAGCACAGCTGTACTCGACCTGTAAACAGCTGGGCATGACGCTGGTCAGCCTGGGACACCGCAGCAGCCTGGTGAAG TACCACGACGTCCAGTTGAAACTGTGTGGCGGAGGCCTGTGGGAGTTGACCAAGTTAAAAGGAGGCAGCAGGAGCCTCGGAGAAGAAGCACCGTGA
- the LOC119195011 gene encoding visual system homeobox 2-like — translation MRARERVENKKWNLADMTGKEGFVLSDTENKQKSASQIGVNHGGSHQPPPVWKMAPAVHRRTGFGIQELLGLNKEPPAVTQRRPLEALPHGAHVLAARSLGHGGLGGLGVGMGLLGPEGIHSFYSQPAFLEVLAEAQSVHLQPLHRAAHADSPMDAQHSASSDSDDMSLSSGDQKFSKSSVNQSKKRKKRRHRTIFTSYQLEELEKAFNEAHYPDVYAREMLSMKTELPEDRIQVWFQNRRAKWRKREKCWGRSSVMAEYGLYGAMVRHSIPLPESILKSAKEGVTDSYAPWLLGE, via the exons atgcgcGCGCGAGAGAGAGTGGAAAACAAGAAGTGGAATCTCGCCGACATGACGGGAAAAGAGGGATTTGTACTCTCAGACACTGAGAATAAACAGAAATCTGCCTCACAAATCGGCGTGAACCACGGGGGATCCCACCAGCCGCCTCCAGTCTGGAAGATGGCCCCCGCGGTGCACCGGCGCACCGGCTTTGGGATCCAAGAGCTGCTCGGCCTCAACAAGGAGCCGcccgcggtcacgcagaggcggcCGCTCGAGGCTCTGCCGCACGGCGCGCACGTCCTGGCCGCGAGGTCCCTCGGACACGGGGGTCTCGGGGGTCTCGGGGTCGGCATGGGTTTGCTGGGACCAGAGGGAATACACTCGTTTTACAGCCAGCCTGCTTTCCTGGAGGTGCTGGCCGAGGCGCAAAGTGTGCACCTGCAGCCGCTGCACAGGGCGGCGCACGCGGACTCTCCGATGGACGCGCagcactccgccagctccg ATTCTGATGACATGAGTCTTTCCTCCGGTGATCAGAAGTTCTCTAAATCCTCGGTGAATCAGAGCAAGAAACGAAAGAAAAGGCGACACAG AACCATTTTCACTTCCTATCAGCTGGAGGAACTGGAGAAAGCTTTTAATGAAGCGCACTACCCAGATGTGTACGCCAGAGAAATGCTCTCCATGAAGACGGAGCTGCCAGAGGACAGAATACAG GTGTGGTTTCAGAACCGCAGGGCCaagtggaggaagagggagaagtgTTGGGGTCGCAGCAGCGTGATGGCGGAGTACGGCCTGTACGGAGCGATGGTCCGTCACTCCATCCCCCTGCCAGAGTCCATCCTCAAGTCCGCCAAGGAGGGCGTCACTGACTCCTACGCGCCGTGGTTATTAGGTGAATAG
- the LOC119194791 gene encoding acetyl-coenzyme A synthetase 2-like, mitochondrial, translating to MTCRLGNLLRRRGVKKGDCVTIYMPPCPLAVAAMMACARIGAPHNVVFAGFSAEALAERIRDAQSSTVITANQGVRGGKVTELKKTVDAAVQSCPAVDQVFVAMRTENPVAMTARDVAMEEEMLKEDCVCEPAAMDSEDVLFLLYTSGSTGTPKGLVHTQAGYLLYAALTHKYVFSYRDGDVFGCVADIGWITGHSYSVYGPLANGGTTVLFESTPVYPDPGRYWEMVQRLKINQFYGAPTAIRLLLKYGDQWVHKYDRSSLRTLGSVGEPINTEAWEWYHRVVGEGRCPVVDTWWQTETGGICIAPKPSEPDAEIVPGMAMRPFFGIKPVLMDPEGKVLTSNDTSGALCIAQPWPGMARTIHNDHARFIETYCQPHPGYFFTGDGAYRSEEGYYQITGRLDDVINVSGHRIGTAEIEDVVNQSSSVAESAVIGYSHDIKGQGIYAFVVLKKDDEVQGEDLCQQLRNMVSKKIAKYACPDFIQIVQRLPKTRSGKIMRRVLRKVVERDVDGMGDLSTLEDPTAVEEIIRGHLELCGKPL from the exons ATGACGTGTCGCCTGGGCAACCTCTTGAGACGCCGCGGCGTGAAGAAGGGGGACTGCGTCACCATCTACATGCCTCCGTGCCCGCTGGCTGTGGCGGCCATGATGGCCTGCGCCCGCATTGGCGCGCCGCACAACGTGGTGTTCGCGGGGTTCAGCGCCGAGGCCCTCGCCGAGCGAATCCGAGACG CCCAGTCCAGCACCGTCATCACGGCCAACCAGGGCGTCCGAGGAGGCAAAGTGACCGAGCTGAAGAAGACCGTGGATGCGGCGGTCCAGAGCTGCCCGGCGGTGGACCAGGTGTTTGTTGCCATGAGAACAGAGAATCCCGTCGCCATGACAGCCAGGGACGTCGCCATGGAGGAG GAGATGCTGAaggaggattgtgtgtgtgagccggcTGCCATGGACAGCGAGGACGTCTTGTTCCTGCTCTACACATCAGGCAGCACAGGGACGCCCAAGGGACTGGTCCACACGCAGGCTGGATACTTGCTGTATGCTGCTCTCACTCACAAG TATGTCTTCAGCTACCGGGACGGGGACGTGTTCGGCTGCGTGGCAGACATCGGCTGGATAACGGGGCACAGCTACAGTGTCTACGGGCCTCTGGCCAACGGGGGGACCACGGTGCTGTTTGAGAGCACTCCCGTTTACCCCGACCCAG GAAGGTACTGGGAGATGGTGCAGAGACTCAAGATAAACCAGTTTTATGGGGCTCCCACCGCCATCCGCCTGCTGCTCAAGTACGGAGACCAGTGGGTCCACAAATACGACCGCTCCTCCCTCCGAACCCTGGGCTCCG TGGGTGAGCCCATCAACACGGAAGCGTGGGAGTGGTACCACAGAGTTGTTGGGGAGGGACGCTGCCCTGTGGTGGACACTTGGTGGCAAACAG AGACCGGAGGCATCTGCATCGCCCCAAAGCCATCAGAGCCAGACGCAGAGATTGTCCCAGGAATGGCCATGAGACCTTTCTTTGGCATTAAGCCCGTGCTTATGGaccctgag GGAAAAGTGCTGACTTCTAACGACACATCGGGAGCCCTGTGCATCGCTCAGCCCTGGCCTGGCATGGCCAGAACCATTCATAACGACCACGCCAGATTCATTGAGACCTACTGTCAGCCCCATCCTG GTTACTTCTTCACTGGGGACGGCGCCTACCGCTCCGAGGAGGGTTATTACCAAATCACTGGCCGCCtagatgatgtcatcaatgtGAGCGGTCACAGGATCGGCACCGCAGAGATAGAGGACGTGGTG AATCAATCCTCCTCAGTGGCTGAGTCGGCTGTTATAGGATACTCGCATGACATCAAAGGACAAG GAATTTATGCCTTTGTGGTGCTGAAAAAGGACGATGAGGTTCAGGGGGAGGACCTTTGTCAGCAGCTGAGGAACATGGTCTCTAAGAAGATCGCCAAGTACGCCTGTCCAGACTTCATCCAG ATCGTCCAGCGGCTGCCCAAGACGCGCTCGGGTAAGATAATGCGCCGGGTGCTGCGGAAGGTGGTGGAGCGGGATGTGGACGGGATGGGTGACCTCAGCACGCTGGAGGACCCTACGGCAGTTGAGGAGATCATCAGAGGTCATCTCGAGCTCTGTGGTAAACCACTGTGA